In the genome of bacterium, the window TCCCGCCTCGGCGCCGGGAGCCGGCGGCCTTCCGGCGCCGGAGTCGCTCCTCAGGGCGGCTCCCGGCCGCGGCCCGCGCCGGGGCCGCATCCTCATCATGGATGACCACCAGATGGTCCGCGAGACGATGCGACGCCAGCTTGTGGTGCTGGGCTTCGAGGTCGCGGTCGCCGCCGAGGGGCGCGAGGCCGTCGCCCTCCACGAGCAGGCCCGCAGGGACGGGACGCCCTTCGACGCCGTCGTTCTGGACCTGCGGGTCGACGGCGGCTGGGGCGGCGAGGAGACGCTGGCGGAGCTGCGGCGGCTGAGCCCCGGGGTGAAGGCGATGATCTGCAGCGCCGCCCTGGCCGCGGCGCCCGACGCCTACCTGCGCAAGGGCTTCCGCGCGGTGCTCACCAAGCCCTACTCGATCGCCGAGCTGCAGCAGAAGCTCGAGACGACGCTGTTCGCGTAGACGGAAGAGCTAGGCCCGGCCCGCCTTCGGCGGCGTCGCGAGCTCCATCCCCGGCGCGTCGGCGGGGCGGGCGGCGAAGCCGTGCCGCGCGAAGAAGCGCTCCGTGCCGGGCGCGGCGATCACCCCGACGAACGCGCCCGGGGGCGCCGCCGAGCCGAGCTGCCCGAGCACCAGCTCCATGATCTTCGAGCCGATGCCCTTGCGCTGCAGCCGGGGCACCACCAGCACGTCCTGGATGTAGAACGTCAGCGCGCCGTCGCCGATCACGCGCGCGCAACCGACCGGCGTCTCGCCGTCGAGCAGCACCACCACGTCGAAGAAGTCGTCCCTCAGCGCGCGCGCCGCGATCGCGAAACCGAGGGGCGGCA includes:
- a CDS encoding response regulator, which gives rise to MRMLTAAAGVPASAPGAGGLPAPESLLRAAPGRGPRRGRILIMDDHQMVRETMRRQLVVLGFEVAVAAEGREAVALHEQARRDGTPFDAVVLDLRVDGGWGGEETLAELRRLSPGVKAMICSAALAAAPDAYLRKGFRAVLTKPYSIAELQQKLETTLFA
- a CDS encoding GNAT family N-acetyltransferase, which translates into the protein MAKISYIGRSIMPQEFLRIREELGLPPLGFAIAARALRDDFFDVVVLLDGETPVGCARVIGDGALTFYIQDVLVVPRLQRKGIGSKIMELVLGQLGSAAPPGAFVGVIAAPGTERFFARHGFAARPADAPGMELATPPKAGRA